A window of the Arachis duranensis cultivar V14167 chromosome 5, aradu.V14167.gnm2.J7QH, whole genome shotgun sequence genome harbors these coding sequences:
- the LOC107488970 gene encoding uncharacterized protein LOC107488970, producing MYYREPRDQLRWSPTAAGSSSRPAVASSSVPVYEAAVQPAASPSFAVDLAGNVGDEVGYDEHHPTEVQCPPPAGVGEGLCDDPDDDEVEPDIIADESGDDVGASDPIRPTGGSSSGTNQYPPHFSSLDLDAMRQDEHLGQLAGFGARDTDGSAGMTEFQVGQQFQDKDEALLSVKTYSIRRGVQYKVVESDYRRYVGKCSEFGNGCTWLIRLSLRQRKGIWEVKRYNGPHTCLATSISSDHRSLDYHVIATFIMPMVRADASVNVKVLLNATATHFGFRPTYRRVWMAKQKAIAIIYGDWDESYNELSQWVLGVQLTMAGTVAVLKTCPVRDVLDFPPRIEVFRHCKPLVSIDGTHLYGKYGGTLLVAIAQDGNSNILPVAFALVEGENAESWSFFLSHLRQHVTPQPGLLVISDRHNGIKVALEAPDGGWLPPSVYRAFCIRHVAANFALTFKGKDARRLLVNAAYAKTEVEFDYWFNILRSENPAMCDWANRIEYSLWTHYCDEGRRFGHMTTNISECVNSILKGVRNLPVCSLVKATYGRLAELFVRKGREAEAQMGTGQQFSQYLVKCIEANLKTARCFTVTVYDRDNSEYTVAETTPTGSFSLGTYRVSLGSKTCDCGYFQALHFPCPHALACCAYSRLTWQLYVHQVYRLSSIFGVYQMGFTPPIPEGFWPPYGGPTVIPDPNMRRAREGRPRSTSIRTNMDNVDPNRPKRCGLCKQPGHTRRNCPQAAGPSGNAWN from the exons ATGTATTATCGTGAGCCCCGCGACCAGTTACGATGGTCTC CCACGGCGGCCGGTTCGAGCTCGAGACCTGCGGTTGCTTCTTCCTCCGTTCCAGTGTATGAGGCAGCGGTCCAGCCTGCCGCCTCTCCATCGTTTGCTGTTGATCTCGCCGGCAATGTTGGAGACGAGGTTGGATATGATGAACATCATCCGACTGAAGTACAGTGTCCTCCACCGGCTGGTGTTGGCGAGGGATTGTGTGATGATCCAGATGATGATGAAGTCGAGCCGGATATTATCGCCGATGAAAGCGGAGATGATGTTGGAGCGAGTGATCCGATAAGGCCTACTGGTGGTTCTAGTTCTGGCACAAATCAGTACCCACCCcatttttcatctttggatctggATGCCATGAGGCAGGACGAACATCTTGGGCAGCTAGCTGGATTTGGCGCTAGAGATACTGACGGATCTGCCGGTATGACAGAGTTCCAGGTTGGTCAACAATTCCAGGATAAAGATGAGGCGTTGTTGAGTGTCAAGACGTACAGCATCCGCCGAGGGGTACAGTACAAGGTGGTTGAGTCTGACTATCGCCGGTACGTGGGAAAGTGTTCTGAATTTgggaatgggtgcacatggttgattaGGCTGAGCCTCCGACAGCGCAAGGGTATCTGGGAAGTCAAGCGGTACAACGGGCCGCATACCTGTCTcgccacctccatctccagcGACCATAGGAGCTTGGACTACCACGTGATAGCGACATTCATCATGCCAATGGTTAGGGCTGACGCATCCGTCAACGTCAAGGTGCTTCTAAATGCAACGGCAACACACTTTGGCTTCAGGCCTACATACCGGAGGGTGTGGATGGCGAAGCAGAAGGCGATAGCAATCATCTACGGGGACTGGGATGAGTCGTACAACGAGCTCTCTCAGTGGGTCTTAGGAGTTCAGTTAACTATGGCTGGCACTGTAGCAGTCCTCAAGACCTGCCCTGTTCGA GATGTTCTGGACTTTCCCCCTCGTATCGAAGTATTTCGTCATTGCAAGCCGTTGGTGAGTATTGACGGCACCCATCTATATGGCAAGTATGGGGGAACGTTGCTTGTGGCGATTGCACAGGACGGGAATTCCAACATACTCCCTGTGGCATTCGCACTAGTTGAGGGTGAGAATGCTGAGTCATGGTCCTTCTTTCTCTCCCACCTCCGTCAGCATGTGACACCTCAGCCAGGTCTGTTAGttatttcagataggcataacGGCATCAAGGTAGCACTTGAGGCACCTGATGGGGGATGGCTACCTCCGTCTGTATACCGGGCATTCTGCATTCGACACGTTGCAGCGAATTTCGCCCTCACCTTCAAGGGCAAAGATGCCCGGAGGCTTCTTGTGAACGCCGCATATGCGAAGACCGAGGTGGAGTTTGACTACTGGTTCAACATCCTGCGTTCTGAGAATCCGGCAATGTGTGACTGGGCAAACCGAATTGAGTACTCGTTGTGGACACATTACTGTGATGAGGGTCGGAGATTCGGGCACATGACGACCAATATTTCGGAGTGTGTCAATTCAATCCTGAAGGGGGTAAGAAACCTCCCTGTTTGCTCGCTGGTGAAGGCCACATACGGAAGGCTGGCTGAGCTATTTGTCCGTAAGGGTAGGGAGGCCGAGGCTCAGATGGGTACTGGACAACAATTCAGTCAATACCTAGTAAAGTGTATCGAGGCCAACCTGAAGACAGCCAGGTGCTTCACGGTGACTGTTTATGATAGGGATAACTCGGAGTACACCGTGGCTGAGACGACTCCGACAGGTTCATTCTCACTTGGTACATACAGGGTCTCATTAGGGTCCAAGACTTGTGATTGTGGATACTTCCAAGCACTTCATTTTCCGTGTCCTCACGCACTGGCCTGCTGTGCTTATTCACGTCTTACATGGCAGCTTTACGTCCACCAGGTCTATCGCCTTAGTTCCATTTTCGGTGTCTATCAGATGGGATTTACACCTCCCATTCCAGAGGGTTTCTGGCCACCATATGGCGGGCCTACCGTTATACCAGATCCGAACATGAGGCGTGCGAGGGAGGGTCGTCCAAGGTCCACAAGCATTCGCACCAACATGGATAATGTAGATCCGAACCGGCCAAAGAGATGTGGCCTCTGCAAGCAGCCAGGACACACCCGTCGTAATTGTCCACAAGCCGCAGGACCCAGCGGGAATGCTTGGAATTAA